Proteins from a genomic interval of Acinonyx jubatus isolate Ajub_Pintada_27869175 chromosome B4, VMU_Ajub_asm_v1.0, whole genome shotgun sequence:
- the LOC106965730 gene encoding LOW QUALITY PROTEIN: putative taste receptor type 2 member 33 (The sequence of the model RefSeq protein was modified relative to this genomic sequence to represent the inferred CDS: inserted 2 bases in 1 codon; substituted 1 base at 1 genomic stop codon) yields MVTALPSIFSIVVIIEFLLGNFANGFIALVNFIDWTKRQKISSVDHILAALAVSRIGLLWVMIINWYATLFSPDFKSVEVRIIFQIAXAVSNHFSIWLATSLSMFYLFKIANFSSLIFLRLKWRVKSIVLVMLVXLFFLVCHVVVVSVHEKVQTEVYEGNGTRKTKLRDILQLSNMTIFTLANFIPFGMSLTSFVLLIFSLWKHLKRMQLSDKGSRDPSTKVHIRAMQTVVSFLLFFAGYFFTLTITIWSSNWLQNEFGFLLCQVIGILYPSIHLLMLIRGNKKLRQAFLSFLWQLKC; encoded by the exons ATGGTAACCGCGCTACCGAGCATTTTTTCCATCGTGGTAATAATAGAATTTCTCCTAGGAAATTTTGCCAATGGCTTCATAGCACTGGTGAACTTCATTGACTGGACCAAGAGACAAAAGATCTCCTCAGTTGATCACATTCTCGCTGCTCTGGCTGTCTCCAGAATTGGTTTGCTCTGGGTAATGATAATAAATTGGTATGCAACTTTGTTCAGTCCAGATTTCAAGAGCGTAGaagtaagaattatttttcaaattgccTGAGCAGTAAGCAATCATTTTAGCATCTGGCTGGCTACTAGCCTCAGcatgttttatttgttcaaaatagCCAACTTCTCCAGCCTTATTTTCCTTCGCCTCAAGTGGAGAGTTAAAAGCATAGTTCTTGTGATGCTGGT CTTGTTCTTTTTGGTTTGTCATGTTGTGGTGGTGAGCGTACATGAGAAAGTGCAGACTGAGGTATATGAAGGAAACGGCACCAGGAAgaccaaattgagggacattttaCAGCTTTCAAATATGACTATATTCACACTAGCAAACTTCATACCCTTTGGTATGTCCCTGACGTCTTTTGTGCTGTTGATCTTTTCCCTCTGGAAACATCTCAAGAGGATGCAGCTCTCTGATAAGGGATCCCGAGATCCCAGCACCAAGGTCCACATAAGAGCCATGCAGACGGTGGTctcctttctcttgttctttgcCGGTTACTTCTTTACTCTGACGATCACAATTTGGAGTTCTAATTGGCTGCAGAACGAGTTCGGCTTCCTCCTTTGCCAGGTTATTGGAATCCTATATCCTTCAATCCACTTGTTGATGCTGATTCGGGGAAACAAGAAGCTAAGGCAGGCCTTTCTGTCATTTCTGTGGCAGCTGAAGTGCTga